ACATAAATTTGATACGCACCGAGAGAATAAAATGGCGACCCTTATCCGGAAGAATAGTTATTTTGCTCCGTATAAAGGTAACAAAATAACCATTTTGAACGGTGGTCCTGAAACCTTCGATGCCATTTTTGAGGCCATTGAGAATGCCAAGGAATTTATACATCTCCAGTATTATATCATGGAGAAAGGTAAAATCCTTGACCGCTTCCATGAGCTATTCGAAAAAAAAATAAAAGAGGGCGTCGAAATACGTATGATGTACGATTCCTTGGGCAGTTTTGGTATGCGGGGGAAAACGGTAAAACGTTTCAGGGATATTGGGGTTAAGGCCCATGCCACGATGCCCATCCGCTTCGGGAATTTATTGTTTACACTTAATTACCGAAATCATAGAAAAAATTGTGGTCATAGATGGAAAAGTCGGTTTCACGGGAGGTGTAAACATTTCCGATAAGTATATAGATGCTGAATCCGATTTGGGAATTTGGGAAGATCTTCACCTAAAATTAGAAGGCCCCATTGTAAACAGCCTGCAGCGCATCTTCGTTAAAGACTATCACTTTGCCAGCGAAGAAGAACTGATGTTGGAAAATCGTTATTTCCCAAAAGTCAAATCTTTTGGAGAAAATATTGGACAAATAATTTCCAGTGGTCCGGACTCCAAGTTTCCGGCGATTATGCAACAGTACTTGACCATGATCAACCTTGCCGAAAAAAGCATTGATATTGCTAATCCCTATTTTATTCCAGGAGTACCTGTTTTAGAGGCATTACGAATGGCGGCATTAAGCGGGATTGAAG
This sequence is a window from Maribacter aestuarii. Protein-coding genes within it:
- a CDS encoding PLDc N-terminal domain-containing protein encodes the protein MNTFLTIAYATVTIWSIINIIFHGSRPTKMVSWTFAVTAIPFAGPLLYYLFGVNRRKFKLFKLKQTEKRKLYSETYKELKHGDYSVHKFDTHRENKMATLIRKNSYFAPYKGNKITILNGGPETFDAIFEAIENAKEFIHLQYYIMEKGKILDRFHELFEKKIKEGVEIRMMYDSLGSFGMRGKTVKRFRDIGVKAHATMPIRFGNLLFTLNYRNHRKNCGHRWKSRFHGRCKHFR
- a CDS encoding phospholipase D-like domain-containing protein, which encodes MVIDGKVGFTGGVNISDKYIDAESDLGIWEDLHLKLEGPIVNSLQRIFVKDYHFASEEELMLENRYFPKVKSFGENIGQIISSGPDSKFPAIMQQYLTMINLAEKSIDIANPYFIPGVPVLEALRMAALSGIEVNLLTPKESDSILAKYSMFSRFEDLLQVGVNIYLRPDFSHSKVIIIDGKIASVGSGNFDYRSFEHNFETNVLIYDEKITAEIGTLFEGHCKEDIKLDYDKFKKRSSMTKFIEGLAKFFSPLL